A genomic stretch from Oryzias latipes chromosome 24, ASM223467v1 includes:
- the LOC111947115 gene encoding dentin sialophosphoprotein-like, protein MSQTLSSLEVVKETDGAAEPPESKSVSEIDTNYRPKSKEADEYELVPSILPNASPTEVVNEWLKTIPPESDIYEMEDLSENSEKISQAAEGGNEVEDSKKTDNSSAETSKDIDTGGAIHPDLDDECKTGTETSNDNNGSPQTADASKILNSSVQVMRVLLNPKSDRCNSLPEISPVYGQNEQKPTRSDNRCVEDDYNHTSSSGVDVNSGSTGSGKSSDGIKSSNSNHEDASQPVCKDTKGDAVWHSEREEQKEEDNPETNDTIRNNDSPRETPETPSSSNKSSGTSSTISQKVIQEAELKGEEDLDPESHILSTRADLTKSMSHNPDPVWVINLLTKIEKQFMVHYVSAMKEFKGRWNLADNDQLDEIINELKAEIERRIQKSINREVKKIQDSVGLPRPPNDTVSQESTSQAKERKQKLKKRLQHSAGSQDEISGNSTTGTPYSDQRSDNTDESCPCETCIKKRKNSEASLRMEATNAAHSGNCRNSDEIKVAETLVENVVFAAVKEVEGEKVEQCTENTSSYEVDKKGDDCESMESLTKHEKQKKPVVAEWDSEDDVNETLGEEAKTVDETPLEGETEDFDEDESEEIKTKAVDDKDAIMEADAETAAEEESAKDENPEEELVKNEIRVINEPELLNELSVASTAEKEEGNTETAEVSMAATHENKSERDEVVEDFDEAEHESVKEAALEIGSVNDEEEDGGLEDFDEDSNSTTNDDDTSDDTTSHGLSSEAADDAKEDEVAVEKEFEMAREDEVCDVQTKVSAGEDETVKESDESATSEHGSVTRKNSEEGLQSDLEVVSPISEDDPPTQNQNLVSDNDLAKVPDDIATTEDDTSEEKHSTGDDESKEDTDAEEESSSEVRASSDHESESEEPVKMEKVNAEEESSAASESQSAEDLDGTSNAISGEDEPAEEAAAGRVSKHDSEKDEEEEESSVVKKEKPLETSADENRDTSTADESSSEEDAKMTNDDLATDKDQAATSQSESKDETDEDETGTEEADKDEETELHTQEDTADDVNDTGVISEDLSTEDETPKENVAMCRDPLNEQSEKDLPKTEEEPATPETNSDYPGVTSGAENDSKEGEPDQANNEDPTAIFKEPDQEEVTANRESEDENEEDHGETPVVDQADITSEDGEEDTTSKSSSEDESKEESKNSGTDESRPGSTVTDANDTTGQDESRVSNDSESPDDSEAEPKNQVVDEILQEASDENETPSRSEEQEKTKSSEKPADSNASELLTEDKSEEDKSYSEDVMEQEHKVPEEKSGDVITENETKDESGEEETGAGEETDVLTIITDEGQAFKEDTGRKDVQKSESKDFNSCEKEKNMDDALDKEEETETANDDWSGDEGNSADEEDEAEEDSDEPEEHTQAELKPLVISKATNQSQPDRQGKETLLMPLDTLKKEKDESEDGTYADIEDSETEINSQK, encoded by the exons ATGTCTCAAACTCTGTCCAGTTTAGAGGTCGTCAAAGAGACTGATGGGGCGGCAGAACCTCCAGAATCAAAGTCTGTAAGTGAAATCGACACCAACTACAGACCAAAGAGTAAGGAGGCAGATGAATATGAGTTAGTTCCATCCATTCTCCCCAATGCATCCCCTACTGAGGTTGTAAATGAATGGCTAAAGACAATACCACCAGAGAGTGACATATATGAGATGGAGGACCTCAGTGAAAACAGCGAGAAGATCAGCCAAGCAGCAGAGGGAGGTAATGAAGTAGAGGATAGTAAGAAGACCGACAATTCTTCAGCTGAGACCTCAAAAGACATAGATACGGGTGGGGCGATACATCCCGACCTTGACGATGAGTGCAAAACAGGAACAGAAACATCCAATGACAATAATGGCTCTCCTCAGACAGCTGATGcctcaaaaatattaaattctTCCGTACAAGTCATGAGAGTACTTTTAAATCCAAAGTCTGACAGATGCAACAGTTTACCAGAAATCTCCCCTGTGTATGGAC aaaatgagcaaaaaccaACAAGAAGCGATAACCGTTGTGTTGAGGATGATTACAATCACACCTCATCTTCTGGTGTGGATGTCAACAGTGGCTCCACAGGATCTGGGAAAAGCAGTGATGGAATAAAGAGCAGTAACAGTAATCACGAAGATGCTTCTCAACCTGTTTGCAAAGACACAAAGGGAGATGCTGTGTGGCATTCTGAGAGAGAAGAGCAAAAGGAGGAAGATAATCCAGAAACTAATGATACCATCAGGAACAATGATAGTCCAAGAGAGACACCCGAAACACCGTCTTCTTCAAATAAGAGCTCAGGAACCTCCAGCACCATCAGCCAAAAAGTAATACAGGAGGCTGAACTTAAGGGTGAAGAGGACCTTGATCCTGAGAGTCATATTCTTAGTACAAGGGCCGATTTAACAAAAAGTATGTCTCACAATCCAGATCCTGTGTGGGTCATAAACTTACTtactaaaatagaaaaacaatttaTGGTACACTATGTCAGTGCAATGAAAGAGTTTAAAGGTCGATGGAATCTGGCAGATAATGATCAACTTGATGAAATTATAAATGAACTAAAAGCTGAGATTGAAAGACGGATCCAAAAAAGCATCAACAGAGAGGTAAAAAAGATTCAAGACAGTGTGGGCCTTCCAAGACCTCCCAACGACACAGTATCCCAAGAATCAACATCGCAAGCAAAGGAGAGAAAACAGAAGCTGAAGAAAAGGCTCCAACATTCAGCGGGATCACAAGACGAAATAAGTGGCAATTCCACAACAGGAACACCTTACAGTGACCAGCGCAGTGACAACACAGATGAGTCCTGTCCATGCGAAACatgcataaagaaaagaaagaactcAGAGGCCTCTCTACGGATGGAAGCTACAAACGCGGCGCATTCAGGTAACTGCAGAAATAGTGATGAAATCAAGGTAGCAGAGACGCTTGTAGAAAACGTTGTTTTTGCAGCAGTGAAAGAAGTGGAGGGAGAGAAAGTGGAACAATGTACAGAAAATACCTCTTCATATGAAGTAGACAAAAAGGGAGATGACTGTGAAAGTATGGAATCtttaacaaaacatgaaaaacagaagaaacctGTAGTTGCAGAGTGGGACAGTGAAGATGATGTTAATGAAACTTTAGGAGAAGAAGCAAAAACTGTAGATGAAACCCCATTGGAAGGAGAGACTGAAGACTTTGATGAAGATGAGtcagaagaaataaaaaccaaagcTGTGGATGACAAAGACGCAATAATGGAGGCTgatgcagaaacagcagcagaggaggaatCAGCGAAAGATGAGAATCCGGAGGAAGAATTGGTCAAAAATGAAATACGTGTCATAAATGAACCTGAACTCTTAAATGAATTGTCTGTAGCAAgtacagcagaaaaagaagagggCAACACTGAAACAGCAGAAGTATCAATGGCAGCAACACATGAAAATAAATCTGAGAGAGATGAGGTTGTTGAAGACTTTGATGAAGCTGAACATGAATCTGTCAAGGAGGCAGCTTTGGAAATAGGGAGTGTTaatgatgaagaagaggatggTGGTTTAGAGGACTTTGACGAAGATTCAAATTCCACCACAAATGACGATGACACTTCTGATGATACCACTAGTCACGGATTATCAAGCGAAGCAGCTGACGATGCAAAAGAAGATGAAGTTGCTGTGGAGAAGGAGTTTGAGATGGCAAGAGAAGATGAGGTTTGCGATGTCCAAACTAAagtttctgcaggtgaagatgaaactgtaaaagaaagcgacGAGTCTGCAACAAGTGAGCATGGATCTGTAACAAGAAAAAATTCAGAAGAAGGCTTACAAAGTGATCTAGAGGTGGTTTCACCTATAAGTGAAGATGATCCCCCAACTCAAAACCAGAACTTAGTATCTGATAATGATTTAGCAAAAGTGCCAGATGACATAGCGACAACTGAAGATGATAcatcagaagaaaaacattccaCTGGAGACGATGAATCAAAGGAAGACACTGATGCTGAAGAGGAAAGTTCTTCAGAAGTGAGAGCCTCAAGTGATCACGAATCTGAGAGTGAGGAACCTGTGAAAATGGAGAAGGTAAATGCAGAGGAGGAGTCTTCTGCTGCCAGTGAATCCCAATCTGCAGAAGATCTTGATGGTACCTCCAATGCAATCTCAGGTGAAGACGAACCGGCagaagaagctgctgcaggACGTGTGAGTAAGCATGACTCAGagaaggatgaagaggaggaggaaagcaGTGTGGTTAAAAAGGAAAAGCCTCTGGAAACTAGTGCAGATGAAAACAGGGATACATCTACAGCAGATGAATCATCATCAGAAGAAGATGCTAAAATGACAAATGATGACTTAGCTACAGATAAAGATCAGGCTGCTACCAGTCAAAGTGAATCTAAAGATGAGACTGACGAAGATGAGACTGGCACAGAAGAGGCTGACAAAGATGAGGAGACTGAACTGCACACACAGGAAGACACAGCTGATGATGTAAATGACACTGGAGTTATAAGTGAAGATCTTTCTACAGAAGATGAAACCCCAAAGGAGAATGTTGCTATGTGTAGAGACCCCTTAAATGAACAATCTGAAAAAGACCTGCCGAAGACTGAAGAAGAACCTGCAACCCCAGAAACTAACAGCGATTATCCTGGTGTCACCAGTGGAGCCGAAAACGACAGCAAAGAAGGGGAACCTGACCAAGCCAACAATGAAGATCCAACTGCCATCTTCAAAGAGCCCGATCAAGAAGAGGTTACTGCAAACAGAGAGAGTGAAGATGAAAATGAGGAAGACCATGGTGAAACTCCTGTGGTAGACCAGGCAGATATCACATCTGAAGATGGAGAAGAAGACACCACAAGCA AAAGTTCCAGTGAAgatgaatcaaaggaagaaAGCAAGAACTCTGGAACTGATGAAAGCAGACCTGGCTCAACTGTAACAGATGCAAATGACACAACAGGACAAGACGAGTCAAGAGTTAGCAATGACAGTGAGTCACCAGATGATTCAGAGGCCGAGCCCAAAAATCAGGTTGTGGATGAGATTCTGCAGGAGGCTAGTGATGAAAATGAGACTCCAAGTAGAagtgaggagcaggagaagaCAAAATCATCGGAGAAGCCTGCAGACAGCAATGCCAGTGAACTATTGACAGAAGACAAGAGTGAAGAAGACAAATCCTACAGTGAGGACGTTATGGAGCAAGAACATAAAGTTCCAGAGGAAAAGTCTGGAGATGTGATCACAGAAAATGAAACTAAAGATGAATCTGGTGAGGAAGAGACAGGAGCCGGAGAAGAGACAGACGTTCTAACAATCATCACAGATGAAGGACAGGCGTTCAAAGAAGATACAGGAAGAAAAGATGTTCAGAAATCTGAAAGTAAAGATTTTAATagttgtgaaaaagaaaaaaacatggatgACGCTCTTgacaaagaggaagaaaccGAGACCGCCAATGATGACTGGAGTGGAGACGAGGGAAATTCTGCCGATGAAGAGGATGAAGCAGAGGAAGACTCAGACGAACCGGAAGAACATACTCAGGCTGAACTAAAACCATTAGTCATAAGCAAAGCAACCAATCAGAGTCAGCCTGACAGACAAGGGAAAGAAACACTGTTGATGCCTCTTGATACTCTGAAAAAAGAGAAGGATGAATCTGAAGATGGCACTTATGCAGATATTGAAGATTCTGagacagaaataaacagccagAAATAA